In a single window of the Amia ocellicauda isolate fAmiCal2 chromosome 20, fAmiCal2.hap1, whole genome shotgun sequence genome:
- the LOC136715550 gene encoding broad substrate specificity ATP-binding cassette transporter ABCG2-like isoform X2 → MSPTISYINISLCSSGIMKPGLNAILGPSGGGKSSLLDVLAARKDPSGLSGDVLIDGAPQPANFKCISGYVVQDDVVMGNLTVRENLLFSAALRLPTSISFKDKEERVANVISELGLTRVADSRVGTHLIRGVSGGERKRTSIGMELITEPPVLFLDEPTTGLDASTSSAVLILLKRLSRKGRTIILSIHQPRSSIFKLFDSLTLLASGKMMYHGPANAALEYFRSIGYVCESYNNPPDFFLDVINGDSTAVTTSRAGPSRDDQDNESREEGNLETVNPRDPVAADKTVVDTLSEKYMDSTKFQSVQDALKNIEDRRGTNRNGRRMESITYATSFFTQLYWVTKRTFKNLIRNPQASVAQVLVNLILGLFTGVIFFGAKLDPTGIQNRVGALFFITTNQCFSSVSAIEVFIKEKKLFIHQYTSGYYRLLAYFFSILLGDLIPMGTVPGLVLSLITYWMMGFQRLPGNFFFFMFTVTMISYTATSLALAVGTGMDSVAVANLILTLCFILMYIFSGLLVNLTSVPAWINWLKYFSIPRYGMTALQINEFRGLYFCGDKSNQSTSFQSAMANCLSNINPLGGVCYGEAYLCGQGIGYDNWAMWENIVALACMTIIFLSIAGIKLHTMKKYT, encoded by the exons ATGTCCCCCACAATAAGTTATATCAACATTTCTTTGTGTTCTAG tggcATAATGAAGCCAGGACTGAATGCTATCCTTGGCCCGTCAGGAGGTGGGAAGTCTTC GTTGCTGGATGTACTGGCTGCGAGGAAGGACCCTAGTGGTTTGTCTGGTGATGTCCTCATCGATGGAGCCCCACAGCCTGCCAACTTCAAGTGTATTTCAGGATATGTTGTGCAA GATGACGTTGTCATGGGCAACTTGACTGTCCGGGAAAACCTGCTGTTCTCGGCGGCGCTGCGGCTCCCTACATCTATCAGCTTTAAGGACAAGGAGGAGCGAGTGGCCAATGTCATCTCTGAACTCGGGCTGACCAGAGTGGCTGACTCTAGA GTTGGCACACACCTAATCCGAGGCGTCTCTGGAGGAGAGCGGAAACGAACCAGCATTGGAATGGAGCTCATAACGGAGCCCCCCGTCTTATTCCTGGATGAGCCAACCACAGGCTTGGATGCCAGCACATCCAGTGCAGTGCTCATTCTGCTGAAGAG GCTCTCAAGAAAGGGGAGAACAATTATATTGTCCATTCACCAGCCCCGTTCCTCAATATTTAAGCTGTTTGACAGCCTGACTTTACTGGCTTCTGGGAAAATGATGTATCATGGACCTGCCAATGCTGCTCTGGAGTATTTCAGATCAATTG GTTACGTGTGTGAATCGTACAATAATCCACCTGATTTCTTTCTGGATGTGATTAATGGGGATTCAACAGCAGTGACCACAAGCAGAGCAGGCCCTTCCAGAGATGACCAGGACAATG AAAGCAGAGAGGAAGGCAACTTGGAAACTGTGAATCCTCGGGATCCTGTAGCGGCTGATAAAACTGTGGTGGATACACTCAGTGAGAAATACATGGACTCAACCAAATTTCAGTCTGTACAAGATGCATTGAAGAATATTGAAGACCGCAGAGGAACTAATAGAAATGGCAGGAGGATGGAGTCGATCACTTATGCCACCTCATTCTTTACCCAGCTTTACTGGGTTACCAAGCGCACCTTTAAGAACCTCATTCGGAACCCTCAGGCTTCAGTTGCGCAG GTTTTGGTAAACCTTATTTTGGGTCTGTTCACTGGTGTGATCTTCTTTGGAGCCAAACTAGACCCCACTGGAATTCAGAACAG GGTGGGTGCTTTATTTTTCATCACCACCAATCAGTGTTTCTCCAGTGTGTCAGCAATTGAGGTTTTCATCAAAGAGAAGAAATTGTTCat TCACCAGTACACCAGTGGGTACTACAGGCTATTGGCCTATTTCTTCTCAATACTACTAGGAGACCTGATTCCAATGGGGACTGTGCCTGGACTAGTTTTATCCTTAATCACATACTGGATGATGG GCTTCCAAAGACTCCCTGgtaatttcttcttcttcatgttCACGGTGACAATGATATCCTACACAGCAACTTCATTGGCTCTTGCAGTCGGCACTGGAATGGATAGTGTTGCTGTAGCAAACCTTATCCTTACCCTGTGCTTTATCTTAATGTAT ATCTTCTCTGGCTTGCTGGTGAACCTGACCTCTGTGCCGGCTTGGATCAACTGGCTCAAATACTTCAGCATACCAAGATATGGAATGACT GCACTCCAAATAAATGAGTTCAGAGGCTTGTATTTCTGTGGagacaaatcaaatcaaagtaCAAGCTTTCAATCTGCAATGGCTAACTGTTTAAGCAACATAAACCCACTAGGAGGAGT GTGTTATGGTGAAGCTTATCTCTGTGGACAGGGGATTGGCTATGATAACTGGGCGATGTGGGAAAACATTGTTGCTTTGGCCTGTATGACCATCATCTTCTTGAGCATTGCTGGTATAAAGCTCCACACAATGAAAAAGTACACATAA
- the LOC136715550 gene encoding broad substrate specificity ATP-binding cassette transporter ABCG2-like isoform X3 — MTRSKSAVLLSSGIMKPGLNAILGPSGGGKSSLLDVLAARKDPSGLSGDVLIDGAPQPANFKCISGYVVQDDVVMGNLTVRENLLFSAALRLPTSISFKDKEERVANVISELGLTRVADSRVGTHLIRGVSGGERKRTSIGMELITEPPVLFLDEPTTGLDASTSSAVLILLKRLSRKGRTIILSIHQPRSSIFKLFDSLTLLASGKMMYHGPANAALEYFRSIGYVCESYNNPPDFFLDVINGDSTAVTTSRAGPSRDDQDNESREEGNLETVNPRDPVAADKTVVDTLSEKYMDSTKFQSVQDALKNIEDRRGTNRNGRRMESITYATSFFTQLYWVTKRTFKNLIRNPQASVAQVLVNLILGLFTGVIFFGAKLDPTGIQNRVGALFFITTNQCFSSVSAIEVFIKEKKLFIHQYTSGYYRLLAYFFSILLGDLIPMGTVPGLVLSLITYWMMGFQRLPGNFFFFMFTVTMISYTATSLALAVGTGMDSVAVANLILTLCFILMYIFSGLLVNLTSVPAWINWLKYFSIPRYGMTALQINEFRGLYFCGDKSNQSTSFQSAMANCLSNINPLGGVCYGEAYLCGQGIGYDNWAMWENIVALACMTIIFLSIAGIKLHTMKKYT; from the exons ATGACACGTTCCAAGTCTGCTGTGTTACTATCAAG tggcATAATGAAGCCAGGACTGAATGCTATCCTTGGCCCGTCAGGAGGTGGGAAGTCTTC GTTGCTGGATGTACTGGCTGCGAGGAAGGACCCTAGTGGTTTGTCTGGTGATGTCCTCATCGATGGAGCCCCACAGCCTGCCAACTTCAAGTGTATTTCAGGATATGTTGTGCAA GATGACGTTGTCATGGGCAACTTGACTGTCCGGGAAAACCTGCTGTTCTCGGCGGCGCTGCGGCTCCCTACATCTATCAGCTTTAAGGACAAGGAGGAGCGAGTGGCCAATGTCATCTCTGAACTCGGGCTGACCAGAGTGGCTGACTCTAGA GTTGGCACACACCTAATCCGAGGCGTCTCTGGAGGAGAGCGGAAACGAACCAGCATTGGAATGGAGCTCATAACGGAGCCCCCCGTCTTATTCCTGGATGAGCCAACCACAGGCTTGGATGCCAGCACATCCAGTGCAGTGCTCATTCTGCTGAAGAG GCTCTCAAGAAAGGGGAGAACAATTATATTGTCCATTCACCAGCCCCGTTCCTCAATATTTAAGCTGTTTGACAGCCTGACTTTACTGGCTTCTGGGAAAATGATGTATCATGGACCTGCCAATGCTGCTCTGGAGTATTTCAGATCAATTG GTTACGTGTGTGAATCGTACAATAATCCACCTGATTTCTTTCTGGATGTGATTAATGGGGATTCAACAGCAGTGACCACAAGCAGAGCAGGCCCTTCCAGAGATGACCAGGACAATG AAAGCAGAGAGGAAGGCAACTTGGAAACTGTGAATCCTCGGGATCCTGTAGCGGCTGATAAAACTGTGGTGGATACACTCAGTGAGAAATACATGGACTCAACCAAATTTCAGTCTGTACAAGATGCATTGAAGAATATTGAAGACCGCAGAGGAACTAATAGAAATGGCAGGAGGATGGAGTCGATCACTTATGCCACCTCATTCTTTACCCAGCTTTACTGGGTTACCAAGCGCACCTTTAAGAACCTCATTCGGAACCCTCAGGCTTCAGTTGCGCAG GTTTTGGTAAACCTTATTTTGGGTCTGTTCACTGGTGTGATCTTCTTTGGAGCCAAACTAGACCCCACTGGAATTCAGAACAG GGTGGGTGCTTTATTTTTCATCACCACCAATCAGTGTTTCTCCAGTGTGTCAGCAATTGAGGTTTTCATCAAAGAGAAGAAATTGTTCat TCACCAGTACACCAGTGGGTACTACAGGCTATTGGCCTATTTCTTCTCAATACTACTAGGAGACCTGATTCCAATGGGGACTGTGCCTGGACTAGTTTTATCCTTAATCACATACTGGATGATGG GCTTCCAAAGACTCCCTGgtaatttcttcttcttcatgttCACGGTGACAATGATATCCTACACAGCAACTTCATTGGCTCTTGCAGTCGGCACTGGAATGGATAGTGTTGCTGTAGCAAACCTTATCCTTACCCTGTGCTTTATCTTAATGTAT ATCTTCTCTGGCTTGCTGGTGAACCTGACCTCTGTGCCGGCTTGGATCAACTGGCTCAAATACTTCAGCATACCAAGATATGGAATGACT GCACTCCAAATAAATGAGTTCAGAGGCTTGTATTTCTGTGGagacaaatcaaatcaaagtaCAAGCTTTCAATCTGCAATGGCTAACTGTTTAAGCAACATAAACCCACTAGGAGGAGT GTGTTATGGTGAAGCTTATCTCTGTGGACAGGGGATTGGCTATGATAACTGGGCGATGTGGGAAAACATTGTTGCTTTGGCCTGTATGACCATCATCTTCTTGAGCATTGCTGGTATAAAGCTCCACACAATGAAAAAGTACACATAA
- the LOC136715552 gene encoding protein phosphatase Mn(2+)-dependent 1K translates to MVMSTVALALCRRGRVVASRAVKVGASRWRSCPPSARCISATSGRKNLAAALERRVQQPAAWDTFGTWLDEPLVLPPWLGDAGPTLKQPRVPNVGCASQTGKRQGNEDRFSVAQLADNLFLFAVFDGHGGHAAAEFSARNLGHFIQRNLMLQSDLESVLETSFLQIDSAFLQSICSSGEDALLSSGTTATVALLRNDTELVIASVGDSPAVLCREGKAESLTEDHSPRRKDERKRIQQCGGFIEWNSAGEPYVNGRLAMTRSIGDFQVKSYGVTAQPEITTVKLQQTKDCFLVLTTDGVSGIMEGQEMCDMVKKCQDPKEAALIVTDQALQYGTQDNVTTMVIPLGAWGKFKNSLTSSNFGRIMVASGRWS, encoded by the exons ATGGTCATGTCTACCGTCGCATTGGCCCTCTGTAGGCGCGGCAGGGTGGTGGCGAGTCGGGCAGTGAAGGTCGGCGCGTCGCGGTGGCGGTCCTGCCCGCCCTCAGCCCGCTGCATATCGGCCACTAGCGGGAGGAAGAACCTGGCCGCTGCGCTGGAGAGGCGTGTGCAGCAGCCGGCCGCTTGGGACACTTTTGGCACTTGGCTAGACGAGCCTCTTGTGCTGCCGCCTTGGCTGGGGGATGCCGGGCCCACTTTAAAACAACCCAGAGTCCCCAATGTTGGCTGTGCCAGCCAGACTGGGAAGAGGCAGGGCAACGAGGACCGCTTCAGCGTGGCACAGCTGGCGGACAACCTGTTTCTCTTCGCGGTCTTCGACGGCCACGGCGGCCATGCCGCGGCCGAGTTCAGTGCCAGGAATCTGGGGCATTTTATTCA GAGAAATCTGATGCTGCAGTCAGACCTAGAGTCAGTCCTGGAGACGTCCTTTTTGCAAATCGACAGTGCTTTTCTTCAGAGCATTTGCAGTTCAGGAGAAG ATGCACTGCTGTCATCAGGAACAACAGCCACGGTGGCCCTGCTGAGAAATGATACTGAGCTTGTGATTGCAAGTGTTGGAGATAGCCCAGCTGTGCTTTGTCGTGAAGGAAAAGCAGAAAGCTTAACTGAAGACCACAGCCCTAGGCGAAAAGATGAACGGAAAAG GATTCAACAATGTGGGGGATTCATTGAGTGGAATAGTGCTGGGGAGCCATATGTCAATGGGAGGCTAGCCATGACACGCAGCATTGGCGATTTCCAGGTGAAGTCCTATGGTGTGACTGCACAGCCCGAGATCACTACTGTTAAG TTGCAGCAGACGAAGGACTGCTTCCTGGTTTTAACAACCGATGGGGTCAGTGGGATTATGGAAGGACAAGAAATGTGTGACATGGTGAAAAAGTGCCAAGACCCAAAAGAAGCTGCGCTCATTGTAACTGATCAG GCACTGCAATATGGAACGCAAGACAATGTTACCACTATGGTGATCCCTCTTGGTGCTTGGGGAAAGTTCAAGAATTCCTTGACCTCTTCAAACTTTGGACGAATCATGGTAGCCAGTGGTCGTTGGAGTTAA
- the LOC136715927 gene encoding serine/threonine-protein kinase N2-like gives MFFPGRILPLVFPAALVLMGWYWYKSRKNKPDPSTDTEECAGQELQKTHSPAASSSEGSHALEKSCPLVIEPVSRTAQDRTTQEDAEEHLDSLNDPVDLEEEFEDLEENERLEVEFERLQKEENERLEMQEFEQLEKEVDEWLEMQELEDLEEFEDLEKLLEDGLDPKLPQPDVTGQFHCCLEDFKCVAVLGRGAFGKVLLAESRRTTQRFALKAIQKRGVVDSQDVRSLMCERSVLQTVSSVHHPFFVNFYGSFQTEEHLVFIMEYVAGGDLTLDGEAISEPRAVFSAACVVLGVDFLHRHNIAHRDLKLPNLLMDRRGFVKIADFGLCKEDMGVGDRTSSFCGTPDFLAPEVLSEESYTRAVDWWALGVLLFEMMVGECPFAGANERDLYESIVNDPVPFPQHLSKEAVSVMTRLMSKNPAWRLGAGERGAQEVMQHAFFRSVDWPGLEAQRVTPPFVPNVREHKDVGDELTSEAPVLSLGSRVLSPEEQDLFQEFDFVADWY, from the coding sequence atgttttttccgGGGAGAATCCTGCCGCTAGTTTTTCCAGCAGCGCTGGTGCTTATGGGCTGGTATTGGTATAAGTCGCGCAAGAACAAGCCCGACCCCAGTACTGACACGGAGGAATGTGCTGGACAGGagctgcaaaaaacacacagcCCAGCGGCCTCCTCCAGCGAAGGCAGCCACGCCCTTGAGAAAAGCTGCCCCCTTGTGATTGAACCTGTGAGCAGGACGGCCCAGGACAGGACGACACAGGAGGATGCAGAGGAGCATTTGGACTCCCTGAATGACCCTGTAGATCTGGAGGAGGAGTTTGAAGATCTGGAAGAGAATGAACGTCTGGAGGTCGAGTTTGAACGTCTGCAGAAGGAGGAGAATGAACGCCTGGAGATGCAGGAGTTTGAGCAGCTGGAGAAGGAGGTAGATGAATGGCTGGAAATGCAGGAGCTTGAAGACCTGGAGGAGTTTGAAGATCTGGAGAAACTTCTCGAAGACGGTTTAGACCCCAAACTCCCACAGCCAGATGTGACGGGGCAATTTCATTGTTGTCTGGAGGATTTCAAATGTGTCGCTGTTCTAGGGCGCGGGGCATTTGGAAAGGTGCTGCTTGCGGAGTCAAGAAGAACCACACAAAGATTTGCCCTCAAGGCCATTCAAAAAagaggggttgttgacagtcaAGATGTTAGAAGCCTCATGTGTGAGAGGAGTGTCTTACAGACTGTGAGCAGCGTGCACCACCCTTTCTTTGTGAACTTCTACGGCTCCTTCCAGACTGAGGAGCACTTGGTCTTCATCATGGAGTACGTCGCAGGGGGAGACCTCACGCTGGACGGAGAAGCGATCTCAGAGCCCCGGGCTGTATTCAGTGCTGCTTGTGTGGTGCTGGGGGTGGATTTCCTGCACAGGCACAACATCGCACACAGGGATCTGAAGCTGCCCAACCTGCTGATGGACAGACGAGGCTTCGTGAAGATTGCGGACTTCGGTCTGTGCAAGGAAGATATGGGTGTAGGTGACCGGACGAGTTCGTTCTGCGGGACTCCAGACTTCCTCGCTCCAGAAGTCCTGTCGGAGGAGTCCTACACCCGTGCAGTTGATTGGTGGGCACTGGGGGTCCTGCTCTTTGAGATGATGGTGGGCGAGTGTCCTTTTGCCGGAGCCAATGAGCGGGATCTGTACGAGAGTATCGTGAATGATCCAGTGCCATTCCCCCAGCACCTGTCAAAAGAAGCAGTCTCCGTCATGACAAGGCTGATGAGCAAGAATCCTGCTTGGCGGCTCGGGGCTGGAGAGCGAGGCGCCCAAGAAGTGATGCAGCACGCCTTCTTCAGGAGCGTGGACTGGCCTGGGCTGGAGGCACAGAGGGTAACGCCTCCATTTGTGCCCAACGTCAGAGAGCACAAGGATGTGGGCGATGAATTAACATCCGAAGCCCCAGTCCTCAGTCTTGGCTCCAGGGTCCTCAGCCCGGAGGAGCAGGACTTGTTCCAGGAGTTTGACTTTGTCGCGGACTGGTATTAA
- the LOC136715698 gene encoding pancreatic triacylglycerol lipase encodes MIAVWTTLVLCLTTVAGEEVCYDRLGCFGNDRPWAGTIQRPISRLPWSPERINTRFLLFTRQNPNSYQDISAVIPSTISASNFRTNLKTRFIIHGFIDKADELWVEDMCKALLQEEDVNCICVDWLGGSRCPYTQAANNIRVVGAEIAYFAEVLQTNYNYHPSNIHLIGHSLGAHASGEAGKRKHGISRITGLDPAEPYFQNTPIEVRLDPSDAVFVDVIHTDAAPMVPYLGFGMMQAVGHVDFYPNGGKEMPGCNKNIMSDIVDINGIWEGTRNFVACNHARAYKYYIDSIKERDGLIGYQCSNYEDFKKGNCAQCMNGGCPLMGHYADTYELPNGAVNQLLYLNTGDAVPYSRWRYIVSVKVAGNQDVRGLINISLFANEQNTRQHEITKGKLEPTKMYISGFDSEVNLGDLTEVKFLWDNSEINPLLPTLGAETVTVQRAQDGKLFRFCGSGTVQEKVLQTLTLC; translated from the exons GAGGCCCATCTCTCGGTTACCCTGGAGTCCAGAGAGAATTAACACGCGTTTCCTGCTGTTCACCAGGCAGAATCCAAACTCATATCAG GATATATCAGCTGTCATTCCATCAACCATCTCAGCCTCCAACTTCAGGACtaacctaaaaactcgttttaTTATCCACGGCTTCATTGACAAGGCAGACGAACTCTGGGTCGAGGACATGTGCAAG gcGTTACTTCAGGAAGAAGATGTGAACTGCATCTGTGTGGACTGGCTAGGTGGTTCTAGATGTCCCTACACTCAGGCTGCTAACAATATCCGTGTTGTTGGAGCAGAGATTGCATATTTTGCAGAAGTTCTGCAG ACCAACTATAATTATCACCCATCCAATATTCATCTCATTGGTCATAGTTTGGGGGCTCATGCCTCCGGGGAGGCTGGGAAGAGAAAACATGGCATCTCAAGAATTACAG GCCTGGATCCGGCGGAACCCTATTTTCAGAACACCCCCATTGAGGTTAGACTTGACCCCAGCGATGCCGTGTTTGTTGATGTCATCCACACTGATGCTGCCCCGATGGTCCCATACCTTG GCTTTGGAATGATGCAGGCTGTTGGCCATGTTGATTTTTATCCAAATGGTGGGAAAGAAATGCCAGGATGTAACAAAAATATCATGTCTGATATTGTGGATATCAATGGAATCTGGGAAG GAACCCGTAACTTTGTTGCCTGCAATCATGCAAGAGCTTACAAATACTATATTGATAGTATCAAGGAGAGAGACGGGTTAATTGGATATCAATGCTCCAATTATGAAGATTTTAAGAAG GGCAACTGTGCACAGTGTATGAATGGGGGATGTCCACTAATGGGACACTACGCCGATACCTATGAGCTTCCCAATGGTGCTGTAAACCAACTTCTATATCTCAACACTGGGGATGCAGTACCATACTCAC GATGGAGGTACATAGTATCTGTAAAAGTAGCTGGAAATCAGGATGTGAGGGGGTTAATAAACATTTCTCTCTTCGcaaatgaacaaaacacaaGACAACATGAAATCACCAA AGGGAAACTGGAACCAACCAAAATGTACATCTCTGGATTTGACTCAGAAGTGAATTTGGGTGACCTGACTGAAGTGAAATTCCTCTGGGATAACAGTGAAATTAACCCTCTGCTGCCGACACTGGGAGCTGAAACCGTGACAGTTCAGAGAGCACAGGACGGAAAATT ATTCCGTTTCTGTGGAAGTGGAACCGTTCAAGAGAAAGTTCTGCAGACACTGACACTGTGCTAA